A stretch of Clostridium formicaceticum DNA encodes these proteins:
- a CDS encoding bifunctional folylpolyglutamate synthase/dihydrofolate synthase, translated as MNYQEAIEYIHGTYKFGSKLGLENIKYLLNLLGNPQKELKVIHVAGTNGKGSTSSFINGVLKTSGYKVGLYTSPYIEEFTERMQINGEKIDKQRLAEVTTIVKAKIEQMLSEGKNHPTEFEVGTAIALVYFAEEKVDFTILEVGMGGRLDATNIIENPLLSIITPIDYDHMEHLGDTLEKIAFEKAGIIKENNFVVSYPQREEAKEVVKKVSREKNSQLFVVNYDHLKVHRSTIEEQQFSVEVLGKKYEDVIITLAGPHQVYNCCTALTAIEVLKNHRNILISDEAIYQGLKTTKWIGRLEVLAKNPLTIIDGAHNLQGATALKHSVETLLQGKKVTLVVAMLGDKDVQGVLSNLIPLMDKIVVTKPNNPRAMAADDLAKELVCYGKDMYICNTIKEAVKKAYEVTEASDVILFAGSLYMIGEARTILTNK; from the coding sequence ATGAATTATCAAGAGGCAATAGAGTATATCCATGGCACGTATAAATTTGGCAGCAAATTAGGATTAGAGAATATCAAGTATCTATTAAATTTATTAGGAAACCCTCAGAAGGAGTTAAAGGTGATTCATGTGGCAGGAACCAATGGCAAAGGTTCAACTTCCTCTTTTATCAATGGTGTCCTAAAGACTTCAGGCTATAAGGTAGGGTTATATACCTCTCCCTACATAGAAGAGTTTACAGAGAGAATGCAAATTAATGGGGAGAAGATTGACAAACAGCGCTTAGCAGAGGTTACTACAATTGTTAAAGCAAAAATAGAGCAGATGCTGTCAGAGGGAAAAAACCATCCTACAGAGTTTGAAGTTGGGACAGCCATTGCATTAGTTTATTTTGCAGAAGAAAAGGTGGATTTTACCATATTAGAAGTAGGTATGGGAGGGCGTCTAGATGCTACAAATATTATAGAAAATCCTCTGCTTTCCATCATAACCCCTATAGACTATGATCATATGGAGCATTTAGGAGATACGCTTGAAAAAATAGCTTTTGAAAAGGCAGGAATTATCAAAGAAAACAATTTTGTTGTTTCTTATCCTCAACGAGAAGAGGCAAAGGAGGTTGTAAAAAAAGTCTCTAGAGAAAAAAATAGCCAACTATTTGTTGTGAATTATGATCATCTTAAAGTACATCGCAGTACCATTGAAGAACAACAGTTTTCTGTAGAAGTATTAGGAAAAAAATATGAAGATGTTATCATCACATTGGCAGGACCACATCAGGTGTATAATTGCTGTACAGCGCTAACAGCGATAGAGGTGTTAAAAAACCATAGAAATATTCTGATTAGCGATGAAGCAATTTATCAAGGATTAAAAACGACGAAATGGATAGGAAGATTAGAGGTATTAGCTAAGAATCCTTTAACCATCATAGATGGTGCCCACAATCTTCAGGGAGCTACAGCTTTAAAGCATAGTGTTGAAACCTTGCTACAAGGAAAAAAAGTTACTTTAGTGGTGGCAATGTTAGGAGATAAAGATGTCCAAGGGGTATTAAGCAATCTAATTCCTCTTATGGATAAAATCGTCGTGACTAAACCAAACAACCCTAGAGCAATGGCAGCAGATGATTTAGCTAAGGAATTAGTCTGTTATGGAAAAGATATGTATATATGTAACACCATTAAAGAGGCAGTAAAAAAAGCCTATGAAGTGACAGAGGCTTCAGATGTCATTCTTTTTGCCGGATCTTTATATATGATCGGGGAAGCTAGAACGATATTAACAAATAAATAA
- a CDS encoding DUF4364 family protein has translation MFVNTPEQLAEKKLLLLYILDQAEGSLTNSQITQFILENDIMNYFMLQQFLSELKEADFIAEEEKNHSQLFSITHKGKNTLNYFVNRIPKNQKEEINTFIHMQKENLQANIEIRGDYHQLGEEKKYVIRLTMTEDNTPVIDLKLNLSEEEEAKNICINWKRNPKALYNEIIKLLSL, from the coding sequence ATGTTTGTGAATACACCAGAACAATTGGCAGAAAAAAAACTGCTTTTACTTTATATATTAGATCAAGCAGAAGGCTCTTTAACGAATTCTCAAATTACTCAGTTCATTTTAGAAAACGATATTATGAATTACTTTATGTTGCAGCAATTTTTATCAGAACTCAAAGAAGCAGACTTTATCGCTGAAGAAGAGAAAAATCATAGTCAGTTATTTTCCATCACCCATAAAGGAAAAAATACGCTGAATTACTTTGTTAATCGAATTCCTAAAAATCAAAAAGAGGAAATCAACACTTTTATCCATATGCAAAAAGAAAACCTACAGGCAAATATAGAGATTCGAGGGGATTATCACCAACTTGGAGAAGAAAAAAAGTATGTTATTAGGCTCACAATGACAGAAGACAACACCCCTGTTATTGACCTAAAACTAAATCTATCAGAAGAAGAAGAGGCAAAAAACATATGTATCAATTGGAAAAGAAATCCTAAGGCCCTTTACAATGAAATTATAAAATTACTTTCCTTGTAA
- a CDS encoding DUF1657 domain-containing protein, which yields MTVGSQVKQTLATLKGTQGTLRTYSLQCHHEEEKKVYEEALKTSNEIIKDLENRLKTLEFEESQFKGY from the coding sequence ATGACAGTTGGTTCACAAGTAAAGCAGACTTTGGCTACACTAAAGGGGACACAAGGCACGTTGAGGACTTATTCACTACAGTGCCACCATGAAGAAGAAAAAAAAGTTTATGAAGAAGCGCTAAAGACAAGCAATGAGATTATAAAGGATTTAGAAAATAGACTAAAAACATTAGAGTTTGAAGAATCTCAATTTAAAGGTTATTAG
- a CDS encoding DUF421 domain-containing protein translates to MRDWVEILLRSLGLFFLTFLFIRIMGKRHPGKMTAFQLVNYIIIATIAALTSAKVITNIRLGLVALGVWIVLPILLDFMAVKSKVIHDFIYGKQTILIKKGKVMEENLKKAKLTGEELIRELRAKNAFSLADVEFAVLETTGEVNVVMKSDKKPITAHDLERKVAPQTEPQTIILDGNILYDALNEFGLNEGWLKTQLKGMGVDLTNVFIGQVDSSGDLYVDLFDDMIQLPQPSVKEMLYAGIEKSQADFTKYALETKDEKAKQMYSEHAKNLQELMKKLQPYLLR, encoded by the coding sequence ATGAGAGATTGGGTGGAAATACTATTAAGATCACTAGGATTATTTTTTTTGACTTTTTTATTTATAAGAATTATGGGAAAACGGCATCCAGGAAAAATGACAGCATTTCAACTTGTAAATTACATAATCATTGCCACAATAGCTGCGCTTACTTCCGCAAAAGTAATTACAAATATCAGATTAGGATTGGTTGCACTGGGGGTTTGGATTGTATTGCCCATCTTACTTGACTTCATGGCGGTAAAGAGCAAAGTAATACATGATTTTATTTATGGTAAGCAAACCATCCTTATAAAAAAGGGAAAAGTCATGGAGGAGAATTTAAAAAAAGCAAAATTGACAGGAGAAGAATTAATAAGAGAGCTGCGAGCAAAAAATGCCTTTAGTTTAGCAGATGTTGAGTTTGCGGTTTTAGAAACAACCGGTGAGGTAAATGTTGTAATGAAGTCTGATAAAAAGCCCATTACTGCTCATGATTTAGAGAGAAAAGTAGCACCACAAACCGAACCACAAACTATTATCTTAGATGGAAACATTTTATATGATGCTCTAAATGAGTTTGGGTTAAATGAGGGTTGGCTTAAAACGCAACTAAAGGGCATGGGTGTAGATTTGACCAATGTATTTATTGGTCAAGTAGATAGTAGTGGTGATTTATATGTAGATTTATTTGATGATATGATTCAATTACCTCAGCCAAGCGTTAAAGAGATGCTGTATGCTGGTATAGAAAAGAGTCAGGCAGATTTTACGAAATATGCTTTAGAAACAAAAGACGAAAAAGCCAAGCAAATGTATAGTGAACATGCAAAAAATTTACAAGAGCTGATGAAAAAATTGCAGCCCTATTTATTACGTTAG
- the spoVAC gene encoding stage V sporulation protein AC encodes MSRQKYKKLTPTQQQYQIFAKDREPKRPAFINSIKAFFVGGIICTIGQALQMMFIKYFNFTEITAGNPTVATLIIISVLLTGLGVYDHMAQWAGAGTAVPVTGFANTVTSAAIEHRSEGFVLGVGGNMFKIAGPVITYGVFSAFVVALIKIIIKELGGI; translated from the coding sequence GTGTCTAGACAAAAATATAAGAAGTTAACACCTACCCAGCAACAGTACCAGATCTTTGCTAAAGATCGAGAGCCAAAGCGTCCTGCTTTCATAAATTCTATAAAAGCATTTTTTGTGGGTGGGATCATATGCACCATAGGTCAAGCTCTTCAAATGATGTTTATAAAGTATTTTAATTTTACAGAAATTACTGCGGGTAATCCTACAGTAGCCACGTTAATTATTATTTCTGTTTTGTTGACAGGCTTAGGCGTATATGATCATATGGCTCAATGGGCTGGGGCAGGAACAGCAGTACCTGTTACAGGTTTTGCTAACACTGTAACTTCTGCCGCTATTGAACATCGCAGCGAAGGTTTTGTACTGGGTGTAGGCGGAAATATGTTTAAGATTGCAGGGCCAGTTATCACATATGGTGTATTTTCCGCATTTGTAGTGGCTCTGATAAAAATTATTATAAAGGAATTAGGTGGGATATAA
- the spoVAD gene encoding stage V sporulation protein AD: MLKGHQSWVFESKPFIKASAAVGGPFEAQGAMPEDFDTLHADIWLGQDSFEKAEKKLLEEACQKAIDKAGMKKEDIQFFLSGDLMNQIISSSFAARTLGVPYLGVFGACSSSMEGLALASMIVDSRFAKNALAAASSHNAAAEKQFRYPTEYGAQKPPTAQWTVTGAGAAVVASEGEEGPRVVAATIGRVIDMGISDPFNMGAAMAPAAVDTIEAHFRDLNIDPSHYDLIATGDLGAVGHRIAGDLLIEHGMKIPKEIFTDCGLLIYRQEQPIFAGGSGCGCSATVTYGHFMNRMRKGELRKILVVATGALMSPMSYQQKESIPCIAHAVAIEI, translated from the coding sequence ATGCTTAAAGGACACCAATCTTGGGTTTTTGAATCAAAACCTTTTATTAAGGCATCAGCCGCCGTGGGAGGTCCCTTTGAAGCACAGGGAGCTATGCCAGAGGATTTTGACACCCTGCATGCTGATATATGGCTGGGGCAGGATAGTTTTGAGAAGGCAGAAAAAAAGTTGCTGGAGGAAGCTTGTCAAAAAGCCATCGATAAGGCAGGGATGAAAAAAGAAGATATTCAGTTTTTTTTAAGTGGCGACTTAATGAATCAAATTATTTCTAGTAGTTTTGCTGCTAGAACCTTAGGTGTGCCTTATTTAGGGGTTTTTGGTGCTTGTTCAAGTTCTATGGAGGGATTAGCTCTTGCCAGCATGATAGTAGATAGTAGATTTGCTAAAAATGCCCTGGCTGCTGCTTCCAGTCATAATGCAGCGGCAGAAAAGCAATTTCGGTATCCAACAGAATACGGTGCGCAAAAACCACCAACTGCCCAATGGACTGTTACAGGAGCAGGAGCTGCAGTTGTAGCATCAGAGGGGGAAGAAGGACCTAGGGTTGTGGCGGCTACTATAGGAAGGGTGATTGATATGGGAATATCCGATCCTTTTAATATGGGGGCAGCTATGGCACCAGCAGCAGTAGATACCATTGAAGCACATTTTAGAGATTTAAACATCGATCCTTCTCACTATGATCTTATTGCTACTGGTGACCTGGGAGCAGTAGGACATCGTATAGCAGGAGATTTACTTATTGAACATGGGATGAAAATACCAAAAGAGATTTTTACTGATTGCGGGTTATTAATTTATAGACAGGAACAACCTATTTTTGCAGGAGGCAGCGGATGTGGCTGTTCTGCTACTGTAACTTACGGACATTTTATGAATCGTATGAGAAAAGGAGAGTTAAGAAAAATTTTGGTTGTTGCTACCGGTGCTTTGATGTCACCTATGTCCTATCAGCAAAAAGAAAGTATTCCTTGTATAGCTCATGCGGTAGCTATTGAAATATAA
- the spoVAE gene encoding stage V sporulation protein AE, with amino-acid sequence MEKFIWAFVVGGGICVIGQIAMDVFKLTPAHTMSGLVVTGAILGGLGLYEPLIKFAGAGATIPISSFGNSLFKGAMMEYERNGIVGVLTGIFEVTSAGISAAIIFGFIAALIFKPKG; translated from the coding sequence TTGGAAAAGTTTATTTGGGCTTTTGTCGTAGGTGGAGGAATCTGTGTCATAGGACAAATTGCCATGGATGTTTTTAAGCTAACTCCAGCCCATACCATGAGTGGTTTGGTGGTGACAGGAGCTATACTGGGAGGCTTAGGATTGTATGAACCTTTGATAAAATTTGCTGGCGCTGGAGCCACAATACCTATTAGTAGTTTTGGGAACTCTCTTTTTAAGGGTGCCATGATGGAGTATGAAAGAAATGGCATTGTAGGGGTATTGACAGGAATTTTTGAAGTCACCAGTGCCGGAATCTCCGCAGCTATTATTTTTGGATTTATTGCAGCATTAATTTTTAAACCAAAAGGTTGA
- a CDS encoding DUF1657 domain-containing protein → MTVGTQMQQAIAGIQSAAATMKTFSLETQDQNAKKEFQQIAQDLENALQTLENRRKYIEKQEPQFKQQ, encoded by the coding sequence ATGACAGTAGGTACACAAATGCAACAAGCAATTGCAGGTATTCAAAGTGCAGCTGCTACAATGAAGACATTTTCTTTAGAAACACAAGACCAAAATGCAAAAAAAGAGTTTCAACAAATAGCACAAGATCTTGAGAATGCGTTACAAACCTTAGAAAATAGAAGAAAATATATTGAAAAGCAAGAACCACAGTTTAAACAACAATAA
- a CDS encoding alpha/beta-type small acid-soluble spore protein yields MASRNNNRIVVPEARQALNQMKTEIASELGLANYEATDKGNLTSRQNGYVGGYMVKRLIEQAERNMSGK; encoded by the coding sequence ATGGCTTCAAGAAATAATAACAGAATTGTTGTACCAGAAGCACGTCAAGCTCTAAATCAGATGAAAACTGAGATTGCTAGTGAATTAGGATTAGCAAACTATGAAGCAACAGATAAAGGTAATTTAACTTCTCGACAAAATGGTTATGTTGGCGGATATATGGTGAAAAGATTAATCGAGCAAGCTGAAAGAAACATGAGTGGAAAATAG
- a CDS encoding epoxyqueuosine reductase — MDKQQQLTTMIFNLGAAKVGYGQLEDVLPEEFKHLISGISIAIRLSDQVISDIDPQNGPTHTYFHHYRTVNAFIDQMTFKITNQLQQWGYLAMAIPASQSINLEGWNYRGLFQHRTAATKAGIGWIGKNNCLVTEEFGPRVRLGTVLTNMVFDYNEAITMSQCGECNLCVKLCPANALKGKTWKPEVLREEMMCPDTCSNHMKNKYKHIGRGAVCGICIKACKKGKQILKT, encoded by the coding sequence TTGGATAAGCAACAGCAACTAACAACAATGATTTTCAATCTGGGAGCTGCAAAAGTGGGTTATGGACAACTGGAAGATGTATTACCAGAAGAATTTAAACATCTTATAAGTGGCATTTCTATAGCGATTCGATTGTCAGATCAAGTAATCAGTGATATCGATCCACAAAACGGTCCTACCCACACTTATTTTCATCACTATAGAACGGTAAATGCATTTATCGATCAAATGACCTTCAAAATCACAAATCAACTACAGCAGTGGGGATACTTGGCTATGGCTATTCCTGCTTCTCAATCTATTAATCTTGAGGGTTGGAACTATAGAGGATTATTTCAACATAGGACTGCTGCTACTAAAGCTGGGATAGGATGGATTGGAAAGAACAATTGTCTTGTAACAGAAGAATTTGGTCCTCGTGTTCGTTTAGGTACAGTTTTAACCAATATGGTATTTGATTATAATGAAGCAATAACCATGTCTCAGTGTGGGGAATGCAATCTTTGTGTAAAGCTCTGTCCTGCTAATGCTCTAAAGGGCAAAACTTGGAAGCCAGAAGTATTGCGGGAAGAAATGATGTGTCCTGACACTTGTAGCAATCATATGAAAAATAAGTATAAACACATAGGCAGAGGAGCGGTTTGCGGTATTTGTATAAAAGCATGTAAAAAAGGAAAGCAAATATTGAAGACATAG